The following is a genomic window from Miscanthus floridulus cultivar M001 chromosome 14, ASM1932011v1, whole genome shotgun sequence.
CAGAGAATGAATAAAGCTCCCTTTTTTAGTTTCCAGATGTGAAGATTTTGCTAGGGATAAAAAAATGCCTACCCTGTGGGGGCAGAGTTGACCGACGTGAAAATTTGATACCTACTTACGCCGTCTTCTTAGCATCATCAGAAGGATAAAGTGCAAGGAAAAGGATATGCTGATTCTTATGGTGTGGCCATGATCCTTATTCGACGACCCCCTTTATTCCTCCCCTTTCATTAGTCCAAATATATACTGTTCTTGGTTTTTGGGCTGGGAACAGATGCGGTCTTTCTTGTTTTTTTATGCATTCGAGGATTTCCATTATTGAGTTATTGGTTTGTGTTCTCGGTTTATATTCCCTTTTTGATGGGTCAATGATATATGTGTTTTCAGGGACTTGGACAATTTAGGTAAGACAACGATTTTGCTGAAGATCAATGGTCACTGGTGAGGACGCCAGTGTCATCAGTCAGCCACACCCTTGGCTTCAACGTCAAGACCATCAAGTATCAACAGTGTTTATTCCTTTCTCTGCATAATTAGCATATGAAATATCTGGACTAACTCTTTTAGTTACACTTACATCATTGTAATTCTATTAGGCATAAGCAAATTGCTGTTTTATACTAAATAAATAAAAGTATTCTGAAGCATCCCATAATATCTAGACCGGGCAACCTGGACACATGCAGTGCTAACCATAGACCATACAGGCATACAGCATCTCATTTTGAGCTGATGTATTGTAATTTCTGTATCATTTGTTTTTAGGATAACTCTCTGTTAGATCATTTTCTGTTCACTGCTAAAGTATGCTCTAGATCTTGCGCCTTTTCCAATCTCCCTGGCCATGTTAGTCTTACTTTATCCCAAAGATAATTTTCCATGACCTTTTGTGATGCAACCTAAAGATTTGTAAATTAGTTATGTGCCAGTCATGATTTCAGCAGCCTAGGTAGAAAAATGTGCACTACTGTGTGTGGCTAGCTAAACAGCAATTAGTAGCTGACAATGAAGGTTGTCCACTTACTCCACCTCTTCAGAAATGGCATATCTGTTTGGTGCTGCTTACATAGAAGCTCATTTTAACATGAGAGGAAATGCTCAATTTTTGATAGTTTGTTCTTCTAGCATTAGAACTGTATTTTTATTGGCATCAATGCCAGCATAAATAGGCTAAACTATGGCAAGCTACCATTGAAGCAGTGCTGTCTTGAGTTCATGTCGTGTGGGGTCAAATGCACAACTGTAGGTTCATTATAGTGCAACACTGACACTGGAAATGGAAGGCACGATCCAATAAGAATTCATCCAAAAAGTGGTTTACCAGTTGCATTACAATCGGCTTATACTAGAAAGCTGTATGGTTTATGTTAACTTTGCATGTGTGGGGATTGTAATGTAACAAAATTTCTTTGGAGTACTTGTAGTTAGTACAAAGGAAAAAATCTACATAACCCACTCAACTATTCAGGATGGACTACTTCACCCCATAAACTATAAAACCAGAttttttaccccctgaactttccaaaaccggtcaaataacccccAAGTGGTTTTGGACGACGGTTTTACTGTAGTgatggtggttttgtctttttattttttatttatttccgctgaatctttgaaaaattatagaaaatcatagaaaaatcataaaatggaaaatccaattttgttggactccacatgagtagatctacacagtgaacatataatatggtattctttagtacaaagtttttgttgtagctttagatctatgattttctgtaattaattggaataatttatAGCTACAGCTTcaatggtccaattgtggtgaaatttttatggtgggccaattattgtatgcttgaattatagtaaaaatttcatactcattggatcatgtatgacttagttatagataaagcatagatttaacaagcataaacctaaataaatgtataactaagttatacatgatccaatgagtatgaaatttttactacaattcaagcatacaataattagcccaccataaaaattttatcacaattggaccatagaagaaGGGCAGGCctagtgcagtggtgagagctgtctcactgagtcaccagatCACGGGTTCGAAGCAGCATCTCCGttgattttgcggggggaaggcttgcctcggtttttcccttccccagaccccactcatgtgggagcctccggcactgggtctgccctttttttaattggaccatagaagctacagctatgaattattccaattaattacaaaaaatatagatctaaagctacagcaaaaactttgtattaaagcataccatattatatgttcactgtgtagatctactcatgtggagtccaacaaaattggattttctattttatgatttttctatgattttctatgatttttcaaagattcagcggaaataaataaaaaataaaaagacaaaaccatCATCACTACAGTAACCGTCGTCCAAAACCACTTGGaggttatttgaccggttttggaaagttcagggggtaaaaaatctggttttatagtttggggggtgaagtagtccaccctgaatagttgagggggttatgtagactttttccttagTACAAAATAACAATTTTAGATACAAATGTCCGATGAGTAGTTGTAGTTATGAAATTTTAGATGTGAAAACCAATTCCTCATGAGTTTGAACTTTCAAAGAAGTTGAaattttgccaaaatttttgtTGTTTTACCTACATGAACATATGATTGCAGTACATTGAACACTACAAGTATGATGCATCTACACAGGGTGACGAAAAACAAAACGCTCAGTGACCATTTCATAGTTTGCTCTTGAAGCATGAAAACTACATTCTGGCATCAATCTCACTGTAAGAAAAGCTGAAATGTCGCAACCTGCCACGGTAGCAGTGGTGTCATAAGTTGGTTTCTGGGAGCCAAATGCATAATTTTAGATACCCCACTAAACATGGAAGGAGTTTCCTGAATTTCTTGGTGTTCTTTAGTTGAGAAATTTAAGAAAATTTCTTCAGTGCACTTGTAGTTACTACAAAACATTGGTGTATGTTCAGGCCCTGTGGAGTCAAATGCACAACTGTAGATACATTATAGTGCAACACTGACACTAGAAATGGAACACATGATCCAGTAAAGAGTCATCCAAAAAATGGTTTAGCAGTTACGTTACAATCAACTCAAATTAGAATGCTCTATGGTTTTTATTAACGTTGCGTATGTGGGGGGTGTAACTTAAGAAAATTTCTTATGAGTACTTGTAGTTCAAAACTGTAGTTTTAGATACATGTATTCAAATTCAATGTGTACTTGTAGTTATGAAATTTTCGATACATACGGTGATCTGCATCTTTACTGTACCAAAAGCACTTCCCTTTTCATAACCCCCATGAGTGTCAAGAAGTTGAAAATTTGTCAAAATATTTGTTGCTTTCACCTACACAACCATATGATTACAGTACACTGACTGAACATTACAAGTGTGATGTATTTTACACAATCATTTGAGATTTTGCTCTTAAAGCATATAAAATGTATTTTTAGCATCAATGCCAGCATAAGCAGgctaagaaaaaaaggaaaaagtctacttaacccccacctttcatacatggtctacttcaccccctcaactatgaaaccatcTGTTTTACCccttgaactttccaaaaccgtctattttacccccgggCGGTTTTTAGCGgcggttgctacagtaacagtgtGTTTGTTACAGTAGCGACGGATTTGCTACAGTTCCAGTGGGTTTgaattttccttttttatttattttcggtgaattttttaaaaatcatagtaaatcatagaaaaatcataaaatgaaaaatctaattttattggactccacatgagtagatctacatagtgaatatataatacggtatgttactgtagcaaacatgctgttactgtagcaaaacagcCGTTGAAAACCGCCcgagggtaaaatagacggttttagaaagttcagggggtaaaacagacggtttcatagttgagggggtgaagtagaccatgtatgaaaggtgggggggtttaagtagactttttccaagaAAAAAATGTCACAAACTGCCATGGCAACAGTGGTGTGTTAAGTTGTTTCCTGGGAGTCAAATGCACAATTTTAGATACCGCATTACTAACGAAAGGTGTATTTCGTAATCCCCTTTGGTGTACTTTAGTTGAAAAGTTCTGCGATAGTTAAGATAAGATCGGTCGGCTTGATTTACTGCAGTTATTAGACCATATAGGTGAATACCTAGGCATATCTTCCAAAATTTGAACTGACTGTTGAAACTctaggtgaactggtgatgaatGAAAAATGCTTTGGATACAGTAATGATGGGTAACCAATTGCTGCTGGATGATAAAATTGATGCTTTACATTGATGATTGTGACGACTGCAGAGGTGAGCAGCACAACCTACTGAAAGAAGAGGTGCAAAAAAAACAGTTTGGTTCACGCTGGCCAATTTTGCTGCCTTTGACCTGAATTCACTATAGAACGAGCAACATTGCTGCGTATTGACTTGTTACTGTTCATTCACTTCCGTCTTATGAGGTGTAAACTCTTGACTGCAGAGAATTTCTGGAGTTTCAGTGCTGGTGATTAAGCTCTGATGCTTGCAAACAAGCAGGACATTCACGTTTGTTTAGTTCCCCTCGTAAAGTTTACTACATATTCAATCGAATGttggacacatgtatagagtattaaagcTCTTTTGACACGGCTTATCCAAAaaggcttcaccggtgaagccaaagccggtgaagttagaaaaactggctttttccggcttctagttcattttaaccccggcttacaaaacggcttcacgctacagtgcctcgatttgcgcaaaatagatgaagcataagccgtgccaaagaggccctaaatatagactaaaaaataactaattgcatagtttacaactaatttgtgagacgaatcttttaagcctaattaggtcaTGATTTTGataatgtagtgctacagtacaCACGCTAATgccgggttaattaggcttaataaattcgtctcacagattactgacggattttgtaatttgtttttttattagtatccgaacagaCATCCCTACacgacacccgatgtgacaccttAAAACTTTACGCACTAaatttaaacaaggcctcagATTTCTGGGTGTGTGCTCTGCAGAACTCGTTTAGAGCCAGATATACTTCTTGTTTAGTTCCTCACCTAAAGTGTACTccatatcccatcgaatgtttggacatatgcatgatgtattaaatataaactaaaaaataactaattatacagtttatgactaatttgcgagacgaatctttaagcctaattagtccttgATTTGTGGTGCTAcactaacacatgtgctaatgatagattaattatgcttaataaatttatctcgtggattctttaatttattttttttattagtatctagaCATTTTATATGATATCTGATGTGACGTTTCCAAATTTTACGCCTAAATTTAAACAAGGCCATAATTGTAAACTGGTGATGCTTGCTATTGCAAGTGGCAGAGCTCAATGCAGCCTCGAGATTCGACGAGCCAGCAGCATTACTGCTAGTGGGCTGTCTTCTCTagtgatttggttgatgtttcgCCGGCTCTGGTGAGCAGCAGCGCCTATTGTCACTGTGTTCAGAGATTAGCAGGAGTTCATGTGCCCTTGTCACTGATTCACTACTGTGTTCAGATATTAGCAGCGTCTGTTCATGTTCAGACATTTTCATTATTAGCTCGAATCGCCTTTTCCCGTAGATTCGTGGTGACTAGTGGCTACTTTTTCATTTATATGTAAATGATcgttcattcaagaacaaagtgGCAACCTTATGCCTCGATTCGCACTCAAAGCAAGCAACTTTTCAGAAGAGCACAATCATTTGCAGCACCAAGAAGCACCTTTTTTCCATTAATTGACTGATGATTAACAACTTGACAGGGGTAACAACATCTATCGATCCCAGGCCCAGTTCATACTGATTGATGCACGGGGCTGAAGACGAGGACGAACACAGCACTAACAACATCAAAGGAGCGAGCTTGCGATCAAAAACACAGAtgggcaacaacaacaacaaacacGAACGCACGGACACGACGAACAAGATAAACCCTCTTAACTAGGGTGAGGACACGGTAGCAGTAGCGAACAAGATAACTTGGCCGCGCGGGCCCCACCGCTCAGTTCCTCCAGTTCCCATCGGAGTTgccgtagccgccgccgccgcggttgccgccgccgcccccaccgtagccaccaccgccacggccgccgtagccgccgccaccgccgtagccacctccatcacggccgccgtagccgccgccaccgccgtagcCACCTCCATCACGGCGGCCGtaaccgccaccgccaccgccgtagCCGCCGCCTCCACGCGGGCCGCCGCGGGACTGGGCCTCGTTGACGGTGATGTTGCGGCCGTCGAGATCCTTGCCGTTCATGCCCTCGATGGCGCTCCGCATCGCCTCCTCCGTCGAGAAGGTGACGAAGCCGAAGCCGCGGGACCTCTGCGTCTCCCGATCCAGGATGATCTGCAAGCAGGGGAAAGAGATCCGGGTGGATCAGTCAGGGAAAACCTTCACTCGAACAGGCCAGATCTGGAGGGGACGTGGTCGGATCTGGAACGGAAAGGACCTTGGACTCGAGGACCTCGCCGTAGGTGCTGAAGGCGGTCTGGAGGGAGTGGTCGTCCGTGGCCCAGGCGAGGCCGCCGACGAAGCAGCGGTACTCAACGTCCGACGCCGCCATCTCTTCCCGCTCACCCACCCACGAACCCGAACCGAACCCCGGAGAACCTCACGAACCCGAACCCGAACTGGAGGGGGAGGAGAAGCCAACCCACCTCTGAGAGAGCACGGAGAGGACGATGGCTCTCCCCAGCGCCGCCCTTATAGCCGGGGACGGGGCCTCCGCGGCCGTCCTGATCCCATCCCACGGCTTCCGTGACGTCGACGCCCAATGGAATATGCGGGGGATCGGGCCGCCCGCTGCGCTACGCGCACACGCTCATTCGTGGCGTGCCCCGCCTGGGGACGGCTTGTTGGGACCCGGAGCAGGTGGCCCTGACTCTGACGAGGGGAGCGTGGGGCCCAGTGTGACTGACGTGACCCGGTTCGGCCGCTGCATTGCCGGCCTGTGCAGTGCAGCAGGCCACCGAAAATATCTCGCGGGGCGAAATGCCGTCTCTGCCCTCTGGCAGCACGCAAGCCCGGGTAGGGTATAGCTTATTCCGGAAGCGCTTTCCACGTAAGCTATACAAATAGACAGTcggttcgtttcggctgaaacgatcatggattataaatcagaagtactgctggctagtttgatgTGAGAAGAAAATATTGTtgtaacttataatccacgattgtataagccgaaacgaacagactGAGAATAAAAGCGGCGGTTAAAATAAACGGGTTTGATCCAGCTTCTGCTTTTTAATACAAATGGGAGCTGTGGGAATAAACGTGGTCAGAATAAGCTGCTGAAAAATATAGCATTTGGCTGTTAATTTCAGCTTATTTAAACAGCAAACAGGCCTCAGGTTCCTTGCCCATCGGCGATGGCAAGCGGTCGGGCGGGGTGGATATGGACGGACGTGGCTGACGACGTGGGTCCACGACAGCAGTGGGAGAAGCCAAGTCCACGGGAGTACGGGACACGACACGACGATACAGGAACGGGATGACGGGATGGAACGGGCGAGTGAGTGTCAGTGTCCGCTGGAAATGGCCTCATCTTCCTTTCATTTCGTCGATGAATGATTGAATTGGGAAAAAAAAGTACCCCTATGTAGCAAATTATAAAGccactttgtttt
Proteins encoded in this region:
- the LOC136504496 gene encoding glycine-rich RNA-binding protein 1-like, producing the protein MAASDVEYRCFVGGLAWATDDHSLQTAFSTYGEVLESKIILDRETQRSRGFGFVTFSTEEAMRSAIEGMNGKDLDGRNITVNEAQSRGGPRGGGGYGGGGGGYGRRDGGGYGGGGGYGGRDGGGYGGGGGYGGRGGGGYGGGGGGNRGGGGYGNSDGNWRN